In a single window of the Trichoderma breve strain T069 chromosome 6, whole genome shotgun sequence genome:
- a CDS encoding EF hand domain-containing protein, with the protein MGNTTSTVLDNIVQGSNFDREEVDRLRKRFMKLDKDNSGTIERDEFLSLPQISSNPLATRMIAIFDEDGGGDVDFQEFVSGLSAFSSKGNKEQKLQFAFKVYDIDRDGYISNGELFIVLKMMVGSNLKDQQLQQIVDKTIMEADLDKDGKISFEEFTKMVENTDVSMSMTLDQF; encoded by the exons ATGGGCAACACCACAAGTACCGTGCTGGACAACATTGTCCAAGGATCCAACT TTGATAGAGAGGAGGTCGACCGGTTAAGGAAACGGTTTATGAAACTCGACAAG GATAATTCTGGCACAATCGAACGAGACGAATTTCTTAGCCTTCCTCAAATCTCCTCCAACCCGCTTGCGACACG CATGATCGCCATCTTCGACgaggacggcggcggcgacgtcgACTTCCAGGAGTTCGTGTCGGGCCTCAGCGCCTTCAGCAGCAAGGGCAAcaaggagcagaagctgcagttCGCCTTCAAGGTATACGACATTGACCGCGACGGCTACATCAGCAACGGCGAGCTCTTCATCGTGCTCAAGATGATGGTGGGCAGCAACTTGAaggaccagcagctgcagcagattgtCGACAAGACGATAATGGAGGCGGACCTggacaaggacggcaagattAGCTTTGAGGAGTTTACTAAGATGGTGGAGAATACGGATgtgagcatgagcatgactCTAG ACCAATTCTAA